TAATGGGACACTATCGAGGCAGAGATGTAGGACCCTAAAAGACAAATCCTATCAGAAATAATACTGCCCAAATTGAGATCGAATGATATACTTATCATCACATATCTTCAGGTTGAATGTTCAGAGTAATTTGGGAAAAAATCCATTATTTGCTGAGTACTAAAATACTTAGTGGATTGCTGTAGGACACCATGGCTTTCCCCAGCAGTTTCGAAGATGGACTCCAGATCGCCCATAGAATTTTGCTGGAACTGGATCGGGGGCTGCAGTGATTCCTCTTCACAGTTGTGGAGCGGATTGTTCCAGGCCTGGTTGTTCCAGGCTTGAGGGCACCAGGTCTGACTGTTCCAGGAGTGGTTGCTCCAGGATTGGCTGTTCCAGGATTGGCTGTTCCAGGTCTGGCTGCTCCAATTCGGGTTATTCCAGGCCTGGCTGCTCCACAGTGGGAGGTTTCCAGAAGGGTTCAGCAGGTACCCCTGGCGACAGGGGTAGAAGCCTGCGTATTCCGTGGTGGCAGAGCTGTTCTGAAAGGGAATGGCGGGTTAACCCAAGAGCTCTAAGGAAAATCAGAATTGTGTGTGGGCCGCGTCTTAAGCTTTAGTAATGAGCAGAACAGGAAAGTCcttgaaaagaaagcagaaaaaaagaaaagcttcctgTTACCTGAGTCACACTGTTGCTCTCCTTCGGCCAGTTGCTTTTCTGCCACCTCTTGCTTTTCATCCTCTGGTTCTGGAACCAGGTTTTAACCTACAAGGGAAAAGTGACAGGAAGACATGAAATACCAGTAGTGCGGATATGCTAGGGATCAAAGATTATTATTGACATTGTTTCCCCCGACAACAGCTATCTAAagctcaggaacaagacagaaacTTCTAgagtccttcctttctttcacgGAAACAACGTTCTAGGGATGGATGTCAACGCCCTTTTTCAATGAGCCTACCAGTTTAGAGAAGACACATTACATATCTATTCACTAGGAAGTTCACGTTTACTTTTCttaaaggattttatctatttattcattggagacacagagaatcagagacacaggcaggagaagcaagccccacatggagagcctgatatgggactcgatcccaggaccccagggtcacacacaccctgggccagaggcagatgctcaaccactgagcacccaggcacccctagaagattcacatttaaataaatgtctaggagtgcctgtgtggctcaatgggttaagcggCTACCTTaggcttgggtcataatctcaaggtcctggtatccagccccatattaggctccctgctcagtgggaagtctgcttctccttttccttgaaTGTCctgctgtctttctctgtgtcaaataaataaaaataaataaaataaaaattaaaaaatgaatgaatgtctaCCCACCTCTTTATTCACACTTACTCACGCCCCTAGTTGGTTAAATGTACTTTGTGATTAAAAAACCTCCTCCATaagcacacttttttttaaagatttttaatttatttgttcatgagagacacacacacacacagaggcagagacacaggcagagggacaagcaggcttcacgcagcaagctcgatgtgggactca
This genomic interval from Vulpes lagopus strain Blue_001 chromosome 21, ASM1834538v1, whole genome shotgun sequence contains the following:
- the NANOG gene encoding homeobox protein NANOG isoform X2; protein product: MSADPAPPQCPPGPQAPNSRDPSPMPETYGPRENPASLPMSSAETPHAETVSPLPSSMDLLTQDSPDSSTSPRVKLPPTSGEQRTARKEDATQGKKQKMRTVFSQTQLYVLNDRFQRQKYLSLQQMQELSNILNLSYKQVKTWFQNQRMKSKRWQKSNWPKESNSVTQGYLLNPSGNLPLWSSQAWNNPNWSSQTWNSQSWNSQSWSNHSWNSQTWCPQAWNNQAWNNPLHNCEEESLQPPIQFQQNSMGDLESIFETAGESHGVLQQSTKYFSTQQIMDFFPNYSEHST
- the NANOG gene encoding homeobox protein NANOG isoform X1 → MSADPAPPQCPPGPQAPNSRDPSPMPETYGPRENPASLPMSSAETPHAETVSPLPSSMDLLTQDSPDSSTSPRVKLPPTSGEQRTARKEDATQGKKQKMRTVFSQTQLYVLNDRFQRQKYLSLQQMQELSNILNLSYKQVKTWFQNQRMKSKRWQKSNWPKESNSVTQNSSATTEYAGFYPCRQGYLLNPSGNLPLWSSQAWNNPNWSSQTWNSQSWNSQSWSNHSWNSQTWCPQAWNNQAWNNPLHNCEEESLQPPIQFQQNSMGDLESIFETAGESHGVLQQSTKYFSTQQIMDFFPNYSEHST